A single region of the Candidatus Protochlamydia amoebophila UWE25 genome encodes:
- the cyoC gene encoding cytochrome o ubiquinol oxidase subunit III, with protein MSSSLIVHHQDTLDRQPDIRAPDPHQDTFSKTYFGFWMYLMTDCLLFATLFCTYAVLHKSTFGGPSSHELFQLPTAFIETLILLLSSMTCGLSMLAAVKSQKKYVIGWLIITFCLGSSFLFLEIQEFSLLIREGNGFDRSAFLSSFFTLVGTHGLHITFGLLWMIVMIAQVIYQGITLSTFRRLALFSLFWHFLDLIWISIFTFVYLLGVA; from the coding sequence ATGAGTTCATCTTTAATAGTTCATCATCAAGATACCCTTGATCGGCAACCCGATATTCGTGCTCCAGATCCACATCAAGATACATTTTCTAAAACGTATTTCGGATTTTGGATGTATTTAATGACAGATTGTTTACTTTTTGCCACCCTTTTTTGTACATATGCAGTTTTACATAAAAGTACGTTTGGAGGCCCTTCTTCACACGAACTATTCCAACTGCCAACAGCATTTATAGAAACATTGATCTTACTATTAAGTAGTATGACATGTGGATTAAGCATGCTCGCTGCCGTTAAAAGTCAAAAAAAATATGTGATCGGATGGTTGATTATTACATTCTGTTTAGGAAGTAGCTTTCTTTTCTTAGAAATTCAAGAGTTCTCTCTTCTGATTCGAGAAGGAAATGGCTTTGATAGGAGCGCCTTTTTGTCCTCTTTCTTTACTCTCGTAGGAACGCATGGGTTGCATATTACATTTGGATTATTATGGATGATCGTGATGATTGCTCAAGTCATTTATCAAGGTATTACGCTTTCTACTTTTCGCCGTCTAGCCCTGTTTAGCTTGTTTTGGCATTTTCTTGATTTAATTTGGATTTCGATATTTACATTTGTTTATTTACTGGGAGTAGCTTAA
- the cyoD gene encoding cytochrome o ubiquinol oxidase subunit IV → MCHELNLDDVKKEWHGTIKSYVIGFTASLILTLLSFSFVFFKILKGQDLVYTLIGFALTQTFVQLVFFLHIGQEPKPRWESIALGFTILILLIVVIGSLWIMHDLNERMMGYMTQEMTHD, encoded by the coding sequence ATGTGTCATGAACTAAATTTAGATGATGTAAAGAAAGAATGGCATGGAACAATTAAATCTTATGTCATAGGCTTTACAGCCTCGTTAATCTTAACACTCCTTTCCTTTTCCTTTGTTTTTTTTAAAATTTTAAAAGGACAAGATTTAGTCTATACCTTGATAGGTTTCGCCCTAACACAGACATTTGTTCAGCTAGTCTTCTTTTTGCATATTGGGCAAGAACCTAAACCCCGGTGGGAAAGCATTGCTTTAGGCTTTACAATATTAATTTTACTCATCGTCGTTATCGGATCACTTTGGATTATGCATGATTTGAATGAACGCATGATGGGGTATATGACCCAAGAAATGACACATGATTAA
- a CDS encoding COX aromatic rich motif-containing protein has protein sequence MQVLEILHFKEFIAILFPEGWVAVKERNLLLIIQALMLLVVIPVYILTFVFSWKYSADNPKGKYDPDLVDNKFAEFIWWGIPLVLIIFLSVLTWVKTAELDPYKPIISDKKEITIQVIALQWKWLFIYPEEKIATINFLQIPQDTPIHFEITADAPMNSFWIPELGGQIYAMPSMQTELYLIANHTGDYRGSSANLSGEGFSGMNFITRSSTEEEYQQWLTSAKQSNNILNQNEYNLIAKPSKNNPVEIYRLEENSLFDLTIDKYMYPQKK, from the coding sequence ATGCAGGTTTTAGAGATTTTACATTTCAAAGAATTTATCGCGATTTTATTTCCAGAAGGGTGGGTTGCTGTCAAAGAACGAAATCTTCTTTTGATAATTCAAGCCTTAATGCTTTTGGTGGTTATTCCTGTCTACATTTTGACATTTGTTTTTTCATGGAAATATAGTGCGGATAACCCCAAAGGAAAATATGATCCAGATCTAGTTGATAACAAATTTGCAGAATTTATTTGGTGGGGCATTCCCTTAGTCTTAATAATATTTCTGAGCGTCTTAACATGGGTAAAAACAGCTGAACTCGATCCTTATAAGCCCATTATCTCAGATAAAAAAGAAATCACTATTCAAGTCATCGCTTTGCAATGGAAATGGCTGTTTATCTATCCTGAAGAAAAAATTGCTACTATTAATTTTCTACAAATCCCTCAAGACACCCCAATTCATTTTGAAATTACTGCCGATGCCCCCATGAATTCATTTTGGATCCCTGAACTTGGAGGACAAATTTATGCAATGCCGAGTATGCAGACCGAGCTTTACTTAATTGCCAATCACACAGGAGATTATCGAGGATCTTCTGCAAATTTAAGTGGAGAAGGATTTTCAGGAATGAATTTCATTACAAGATCTTCAACAGAAGAAGAGTATCAACAATGGTTAACTTCTGCGAAGCAATCGAACAATATTCTAAATCAAAACGAATATAATCTAATCGCAAAACCCAGTAAAAACAATCCAGTAGAAATTTATCGATTAGAAGAAAATTCTCTTTTTGATCTAACAATTGATAAATACATGTACCCTCAAAAGAAATAA
- the cyoB gene encoding cytochrome o ubiquinol oxidase subunit I, translating to MFGKLTLESFKHESSQNFAVVMMLISGIALIGLIFYLKRWKWLWNEWITTVDPKRIGIMYIIVVLIMFFKGFTDALMIRLQQALSVGESQGFISSTHFQEVFSAHGTTMIFFVAMGAVFGLLNLIIPLQIGARDVAFPFLNAVSFWLFTAGAMLTLISLAIGQFSIAGWLAYPPLSALEYSPGEGVDYWIWMLQISGIGSTLSGINFLVTILKMRCPGMTLMKMPIFVWSSLCSMVLIIFAFPILTATLFMFSLDRYLDMHFFTTGGGGNPMMYVNLIWAWGHPEVYILILPIFGVFSEIVPTFSEKRLFGYVSMVWALVLIAFFSFVVWVHHFFTMGASPHVNALFGILTMIIAIPTGVKIFNWLFTKFRGRVHFTSPMLWFFAFLLNFTIAGMTGILLASPPVDYQVHNSLFLIAHFHGMVIGGVLFGFFAGFTYWFPKFTGFMLDEKLNRYAFWCWLSGFLLAFMPLYMLGFMGATRRLDHYDVSTGWHPLFLIVAFGAFIIACGAFIQFFGLFWSIKNRKKNWDSTGGDPWNGRTLEWSIPSPVPIYNFAIIPTVDQIDPFWAIKRGVAPEQKKNYEDIYLPKNTPMAFYIGTLSLIFGFAMTWHIWWLALGSFVGILACLIVRLSHDDPHEVITVAEIKKIEASYSKR from the coding sequence ATGTTTGGTAAACTTACTTTAGAATCTTTTAAACATGAATCCAGTCAAAATTTTGCTGTAGTGATGATGCTTATTAGCGGTATCGCTTTGATTGGCCTGATTTTTTATCTTAAAAGATGGAAATGGCTTTGGAATGAATGGATCACGACAGTTGATCCCAAACGCATCGGAATTATGTATATTATTGTTGTATTGATCATGTTTTTTAAAGGATTTACAGATGCTTTAATGATTAGATTGCAACAAGCCTTATCTGTCGGAGAATCTCAAGGGTTTATTTCTTCTACACATTTTCAAGAAGTTTTTTCTGCCCATGGAACAACAATGATCTTTTTTGTAGCCATGGGAGCAGTCTTTGGGCTTTTAAATTTAATTATTCCTTTGCAAATCGGCGCTAGAGACGTTGCTTTCCCCTTCTTAAATGCGGTTAGCTTTTGGCTTTTTACAGCCGGGGCAATGCTAACACTCATTTCACTTGCCATTGGTCAATTTTCAATAGCCGGATGGTTAGCCTATCCTCCTCTTTCGGCTCTAGAATACAGTCCCGGCGAAGGAGTTGATTACTGGATTTGGATGTTACAAATTTCAGGAATCGGAAGCACACTTTCCGGGATTAACTTTCTTGTAACCATCCTAAAAATGCGCTGTCCTGGAATGACTTTAATGAAGATGCCTATCTTTGTTTGGAGTAGTTTGTGCTCAATGGTTTTAATCATCTTTGCCTTCCCAATTCTAACTGCAACTTTATTTATGTTTTCGCTAGATCGTTACCTAGACATGCACTTTTTTACGACTGGTGGTGGAGGAAACCCGATGATGTATGTGAACTTGATTTGGGCATGGGGGCATCCGGAGGTCTATATTCTGATTTTACCCATTTTTGGAGTTTTCTCTGAAATTGTTCCCACTTTTTCAGAAAAAAGGTTATTTGGGTATGTCTCTATGGTTTGGGCTCTCGTTTTAATTGCTTTTTTCTCTTTTGTCGTTTGGGTCCACCATTTCTTTACAATGGGAGCTAGCCCACATGTCAATGCCCTTTTCGGGATTTTGACGATGATTATCGCTATTCCAACAGGTGTTAAAATCTTTAATTGGCTCTTCACAAAATTTCGAGGGCGGGTTCATTTTACCTCTCCCATGCTTTGGTTCTTCGCTTTCTTGTTAAATTTTACAATTGCTGGAATGACAGGTATTTTACTAGCTTCCCCTCCCGTTGATTACCAAGTTCATAATAGTTTATTTTTAATTGCCCATTTTCATGGAATGGTAATTGGCGGTGTTCTATTTGGATTTTTTGCGGGATTTACTTATTGGTTTCCTAAGTTTACGGGTTTTATGTTGGATGAAAAACTAAATAGATATGCTTTTTGGTGTTGGCTAAGTGGATTTTTGCTAGCCTTTATGCCTCTTTATATGCTTGGTTTCATGGGGGCGACAAGACGATTAGACCACTATGACGTTTCGACAGGATGGCACCCTCTCTTCTTGATTGTTGCTTTTGGAGCTTTTATCATAGCATGTGGAGCATTTATTCAATTTTTTGGATTATTTTGGAGTATTAAAAATCGCAAAAAGAATTGGGATAGTACAGGTGGCGATCCATGGAATGGAAGAACTCTAGAATGGTCTATTCCTTCTCCTGTTCCCATTTATAATTTTGCCATTATTCCAACAGTCGATCAAATCGACCCTTTTTGGGCAATTAAGCGAGGTGTCGCACCCGAACAGAAAAAAAATTATGAAGATATTTATTTACCTAAAAATACCCCTATGGCTTTTTATATAGGGACTTTAAGTTTGATTTTCGGATTTGCAATGACATGGCATATTTGGTGGCTTGCTTTAGGAAGTTTTGTCGGAATTCTAGCTTGTCTGATTGTTCGATTATCTCACGATGATCCTCATGAAGTCATTACTGTTGCTGAAATCAAAAAAATAGAAGCTTCCTATTCAAAGAGGTAA
- the cyoE gene encoding heme o synthase, with product MINYYLLLTKPGIILGNLVTVMAGFLLASKGQFQFGLFFSTILGLAFIMASGCVFNNYIDLEKDRLMKRTQNRPLVIGVIFEKQAIVFGLALAIVGAIILYFYTNLLTLVIAELGFIIYVFFYSIWKSRTVYGTAIGSLAGAVPPLVGYCAVSNQLDLGAFILFAMMVFWQMPHFFSIAIYRLQDYSAANIPVLPLKKGIQITKIRILLYIIIFTLTSSLLTFFHFTGSLYLILTIGLGLTWLLMGLRGLKTSNDQQWAQQMFRFSLVIISVLSLTIPFDLVN from the coding sequence ATGATTAACTACTATTTATTATTGACTAAGCCAGGAATTATTCTTGGCAACCTCGTCACAGTGATGGCCGGTTTTTTATTAGCTTCAAAAGGGCAATTTCAATTTGGACTTTTTTTTTCAACAATCCTGGGTTTAGCTTTCATCATGGCTTCTGGATGTGTATTTAATAACTACATTGATCTTGAAAAAGATCGACTTATGAAACGAACTCAGAACAGACCTCTTGTTATAGGAGTAATTTTTGAAAAACAAGCTATTGTATTTGGATTAGCTTTAGCAATCGTTGGAGCTATTATTTTATATTTCTATACCAATCTTTTAACGCTAGTTATCGCTGAATTGGGATTTATTATTTATGTTTTCTTTTATAGTATTTGGAAAAGTCGGACAGTTTACGGAACGGCGATAGGAAGCCTAGCAGGAGCTGTTCCACCTCTTGTTGGTTATTGTGCAGTCAGCAATCAATTAGATTTAGGAGCTTTTATTTTATTTGCCATGATGGTGTTTTGGCAAATGCCCCATTTTTTTTCTATTGCTATTTATCGTCTGCAAGACTATTCGGCAGCTAACATTCCAGTTTTACCTCTGAAAAAAGGAATTCAAATAACGAAAATTCGCATCCTTTTGTATATTATTATCTTCACATTGACATCCAGCTTATTGACATTTTTCCATTTTACCGGATCTCTTTATTTGATTCTGACAATCGGATTAGGTCTGACATGGCTACTCATGGGATTGAGAGGTTTAAAAACTTCTAATGATCAACAATGGGCACAACAGATGTTTCGTTTTTCTCTTGTTATCATCAGTGTTCTTTCTCTAACCATCCCATTCGATTTGGTAAACTAA
- a CDS encoding TspO/MBR family protein — MSHILKLVICLLICVGGGWACGWITSSSVHQWYPTLIKSSLTPPNIVFPIVWTFLYVFMAIALYLIWISPTKNKKPAFFIFGVQLICNFLWSWIFFYLQLPFIALLNLMILWGLVLNTINVFYQHSKLASQLLWPYWIWISFAWYLNAFIVFYN; from the coding sequence ATGAGTCATATTTTAAAATTAGTGATTTGTTTGTTGATTTGCGTCGGAGGGGGTTGGGCATGTGGCTGGATCACTTCCTCTAGTGTTCATCAGTGGTATCCAACGCTTATAAAATCATCTCTTACTCCTCCTAATATTGTCTTTCCTATTGTTTGGACCTTTCTTTATGTATTCATGGCTATTGCATTATATTTGATTTGGATCAGCCCTACAAAAAATAAAAAGCCTGCTTTTTTTATTTTTGGTGTTCAACTTATTTGTAATTTTCTTTGGTCGTGGATTTTTTTCTATTTACAACTCCCTTTTATAGCTTTGTTGAATTTGATGATTTTATGGGGATTAGTTTTAAACACAATAAACGTGTTTTATCAACACTCTAAACTGGCTAGCCAACTTTTATGGCCTTATTGGATTTGGATCAGTTTCGCTTGGTACTTAAATGCATTTATTGTTTTTTATAATTAA
- a CDS encoding FkbM family methyltransferase — protein MQKDIFEEDQNLVWVGAIIDNHDQLIPPFLLTIEKLYYDKAKMHLQIDCCNQNKHVRKIVMQWVEKNRKFYQSLVFVDHTSSIDEKKHFIEKNKVLANIKNGYLANCQQQSCNYCLILSSDMLIAPHTLKYLIEKDKPIISPLLRPFPQPHDPYRNFFCDVTEEGYYKHHEDYLAIANRQKLGTFQVPCVHGVYLIQAPFLSQLSFTEGFKNYEFLAFSTYARKKNMGQFICNEREFGFLMHLSDDATLDQQKNFKLVNAEKEITPAIFHSILSPYFTNDFYLSEIAKDFNLDQYQIYRVCNRELFLLDENNDRIKSHTIKQGANWEEHFYSQFQKYVKPDTIAIDVGAHIGTHALALSKLVGEKGKVYAFEPQAKIFCELAINMYLNNCHQVELFHKALGVKKEWKAMHILKEGYEIVSSPFYLDNKNKVQIVELDNFHLHNISLIKINVEEFVMEILAGGWETIQRNKPVMIVKISNNEQKQNKIQTIESFGYASSKLSGNDYLFIPLAQLGLLEEPN, from the coding sequence ATGCAAAAAGATATTTTTGAAGAAGATCAAAACCTTGTTTGGGTAGGGGCTATTATCGACAATCATGATCAATTGATTCCTCCTTTTCTACTAACGATCGAAAAATTGTATTATGATAAAGCAAAAATGCATTTGCAAATAGATTGTTGTAATCAAAATAAGCATGTAAGAAAAATTGTGATGCAGTGGGTTGAAAAAAATAGGAAATTTTATCAGAGTCTTGTTTTTGTGGATCATACTTCAAGTATAGATGAAAAAAAACATTTTATTGAAAAAAATAAAGTGCTTGCAAATATTAAAAATGGGTATTTGGCTAATTGTCAACAGCAAAGCTGCAATTATTGTTTGATATTATCTTCCGATATGCTTATTGCTCCTCATACGTTAAAATACCTAATAGAAAAAGATAAGCCCATTATTAGCCCACTTTTAAGACCTTTTCCACAACCTCATGATCCTTACCGTAATTTTTTTTGCGATGTAACGGAAGAGGGATATTACAAACACCATGAAGACTATCTAGCAATTGCAAATCGACAAAAACTTGGAACTTTTCAAGTCCCTTGTGTGCATGGTGTTTATTTGATTCAAGCTCCATTCTTAAGTCAGCTGAGCTTTACCGAAGGATTTAAAAATTATGAATTTTTAGCATTTTCTACATATGCTCGAAAAAAAAATATGGGTCAATTCATTTGCAATGAAAGGGAATTTGGCTTTCTCATGCATTTAAGCGATGATGCAACATTAGATCAACAGAAAAACTTTAAATTAGTGAATGCAGAAAAAGAAATTACACCTGCAATTTTTCATTCCATTCTTTCTCCTTATTTTACAAACGACTTTTATTTGAGTGAAATTGCAAAAGATTTTAATCTGGATCAATACCAAATTTATCGTGTTTGCAATCGAGAACTTTTTTTATTAGACGAAAACAATGATCGCATTAAAAGTCATACCATTAAGCAAGGTGCCAATTGGGAAGAACATTTTTATTCTCAATTTCAAAAATATGTAAAACCGGACACAATTGCGATCGATGTGGGTGCACATATAGGAACACACGCCTTAGCTCTCTCAAAATTAGTAGGAGAAAAAGGAAAGGTTTATGCATTCGAACCACAAGCCAAAATATTTTGTGAACTCGCCATCAATATGTATTTAAATAATTGTCATCAGGTAGAGCTTTTTCACAAAGCTTTAGGGGTAAAAAAGGAGTGGAAAGCAATGCATATTCTTAAAGAAGGATATGAAATTGTTTCTTCTCCTTTTTATTTAGACAATAAAAATAAAGTCCAAATTGTCGAGCTAGATAATTTTCATTTACACAATATTTCATTGATTAAAATCAATGTAGAAGAATTTGTAATGGAAATTTTAGCCGGAGGATGGGAAACAATCCAAAGAAATAAACCTGTCATGATCGTCAAAATCTCTAATAACGAGCAAAAACAAAATAAAATTCAAACCATTGAAAGTTTTGGATATGCCAGTTCAAAATTATCCGGTAATGATTATTTATTTATCCCGTTAGCACAGTTAGGATTGCTAGAAGAACCAAATTAA